The following proteins are encoded in a genomic region of Coffea eugenioides isolate CCC68of chromosome 6, Ceug_1.0, whole genome shotgun sequence:
- the LOC113775219 gene encoding uncharacterized protein LOC113775219 → MGLLSNRIDRGSLKPGDHIYSWRTAYIYAHHGIYVGDDKVIHFTRRGQEVGTGTILDFVLVSSGPSRGHVPCTTCTLTEESHGVVSTCLNCFLAGGVLYRFEYAVNPALFLAKARGGTCTLAVSDPDDIVVHRASYLLNNGFRCYNVFKSNCEDFAIYCKTGLLVLDHSTMGQSGQAVSIIGGPLAAVLSTPLRLVTTNVYGMAATAVGVYCASRYAT, encoded by the exons ATGGGGCTGCTCTCTAACAG AATTGACAGAGGCAGCCTCAAACCAGGGGATCATATTTATTCCTGGCGTACTGCTTATATTTATGCTCACCATG GCATCTATGTTGGGGATGACAAGGTAATTCATTTCACTAGACGTGGTCAAGAAGTAGGAACAGGGACCATATTGGATTTCGTTTTGGTGAGTTCAGGACCAAGCCGAGGTCATGTTCCATGCACAACCTGCACTTTGACTGAAGAAAGTCATGGAGTTGTTTCGACATGTTTGAACTGCTTCCTTGCTGGCGGTGTTCTCTATCGCTTCGAGTATGCTGTTAACCCTGCTCTCTTTCTTGCAAAAGCACGCGGAGGAACTTGTACTCTTGCAGTTTCAGACCCTGATGACATTGTCGTCCATCGTGCAAGCTACCTTCTTAATAATGGTTTTAGATGTTATAATGtgttcaaaagtaactgtgAAGACTTTGCTATCTACTGCAAGACAGGATTACTTGTCTTGGATCATAGTACAATGGGGCAAAGCGGACAAGCAGTGTCCATTATTGGCGGTCCTCTTGCTGCTGTTTTATCAACGCCGCTGCGTCTTGTCACTACCAATGTATATGGGATGGCAGCAACTGCTGTTGGGGTTTATTGTGCTAGCCGCTATGCCACTTGA